From Microbacterium invictum, the proteins below share one genomic window:
- a CDS encoding dihydrolipoyl dehydrogenase family protein: MDEREYDLIVIGAGPVGENVADRAVQGGLTAVIVESELVGGECSYWACVPSKTLLRAGAALQSARDVPGAREAISGDLDVAAVLRRRDEMTSHWRDDGQVAWLDSAGIDLVRGHGRLDGPRRVIVETMDAGTVTLTARHAVAVCTGSAALMPGIPGLRDIEPWTSREATSVQEVPASLAIVGGGVVAVEMATAFASLRTEVTMIVRHGLLGGFETFAGDAVGDALRAAGVRIREGSEVASARRSGTETTLALTDGSEVTVAKVLVATGRVPRTADVGIETVGLTPGNWLDVDDTMQVTGIDGLYAVGDVNHRALLTHQGKYQARAAGDVIAARALSGPVDAGDWGTHAATADHAAVPQVVFTDPEVAAVGLTAAEAEDRGIRTRVLDVDLSSLAGASTRASDYRGRARAIVDTDREVLVGATLVGPDVAELLQAATIAVVGEVPLVRLWHAVPAYPTLSEVWLRWLEAYGRPEA, translated from the coding sequence ATGGACGAGCGCGAGTACGACCTCATCGTCATAGGAGCAGGTCCCGTGGGCGAGAACGTCGCCGACCGGGCCGTGCAGGGCGGGTTGACGGCGGTGATCGTCGAATCCGAGCTCGTCGGCGGCGAATGCTCGTACTGGGCGTGCGTGCCGTCCAAGACGCTGCTGCGCGCCGGTGCCGCGCTGCAGTCGGCGCGCGACGTGCCCGGCGCGCGGGAGGCGATCAGCGGCGATCTCGACGTCGCCGCAGTGCTGCGCCGCCGCGACGAGATGACCAGCCACTGGCGCGACGACGGACAGGTCGCGTGGCTCGACAGCGCCGGCATCGACCTTGTCCGCGGGCACGGTCGCCTCGACGGGCCGCGCCGCGTCATCGTCGAGACGATGGATGCCGGCACCGTCACCCTCACCGCGCGTCATGCGGTCGCGGTGTGCACCGGGTCGGCGGCACTGATGCCGGGCATCCCGGGCCTGCGCGACATCGAGCCGTGGACCAGCCGGGAGGCCACCAGCGTCCAAGAGGTTCCGGCATCGCTCGCGATCGTCGGGGGCGGAGTGGTCGCCGTGGAGATGGCGACCGCGTTCGCCTCGCTGCGCACCGAGGTCACGATGATCGTCCGGCACGGGCTGCTGGGCGGTTTCGAGACGTTCGCGGGTGACGCCGTCGGCGATGCGCTGCGCGCCGCGGGTGTGCGGATCCGGGAAGGCAGCGAAGTGGCATCCGCTCGCCGTTCCGGCACGGAGACGACCCTTGCCCTGACCGACGGCTCCGAGGTCACCGTCGCGAAGGTGCTCGTCGCGACCGGGCGCGTGCCGCGCACGGCGGACGTCGGGATCGAGACGGTCGGACTGACGCCGGGCAACTGGCTCGACGTCGACGACACGATGCAGGTGACCGGCATCGACGGCCTGTACGCCGTGGGCGATGTGAACCACCGGGCGCTGCTGACCCACCAGGGCAAGTATCAGGCGCGCGCGGCCGGCGACGTGATCGCGGCGCGAGCCCTGAGCGGGCCGGTGGATGCCGGTGACTGGGGCACGCATGCCGCGACGGCCGATCACGCGGCAGTCCCCCAGGTGGTGTTCACCGACCCCGAGGTGGCTGCCGTCGGGCTGACGGCCGCTGAGGCCGAGGACCGCGGCATCCGCACCCGCGTGCTCGATGTCGACCTGTCGAGCCTCGCGGGCGCATCCACGCGGGCGAGCGACTACCGCGGCCGGGCGCGGGCGATCGTCGACACGGACCGCGAGGTGCTGGTGGGGGCGACGCTGGTGGGACCCGACGTGGCGGAGCTGCTGCAGGCGGCCACGATCGCGGTCGTGGGCGAAGTGCCGCTGGTCCGCC